Proteins from one Euwallacea similis isolate ESF13 chromosome 13, ESF131.1, whole genome shotgun sequence genomic window:
- the Sep2 gene encoding septin-2 isoform X1, producing MPPVEVGSQAVEGLVRNLMLSGHVGFDSLPDQLVSKSVQNGFIFNIMCIGETGLGKSTLMDSLFNTNFESNPSPHTLPTVKLNGHTYELQESNVRLKLTIVDTVGYGDQINKEDSFKAIVKYIDDQFENYLQEELKIKRSLSAFHDTRIHTCLYFVCPTGHGLKSIDLVCMQKLDQKVNIIPIIAKADTISKTELLKFKSKIMAELQNNGVHIYEFPVDDESVSEVNSSMNSHIPFAVIGSTDFVKVGSKLVRARQYPWGTVQVENETHCDFVKLREMLIRTNMEDMREKTHIRHYELYRKKRLEQMGFSDVDANNKPISFQETFEVKWSNHLQELQQKEDEMRQMFVVRVKEKEAELKEAEKDLHAKFDKLKKDHTDEKKKIEDSRKKLEDEIVEYNRRKAQYQQMGSSSHHTLTLGKSFCRVVAFFITTFTGNCIRSF from the exons atgcCTCCTGTAGAAGTGGGTTCCCAAGCG GTTGAAGGCCTGGTTCGGAATCTAATGCTTTCCGGCCATGTTGGGTTTGATAGCCTTCCAGATCAGTTGGTTTcaaaaagtgttcaaaatggatttatatttaacataatGTGCATTG gaGAAACAGGTTTGGGTAAATCAACCCTTATGGATTCATTATTCAATACAAACTTTGAATCAAATCCAAGTCCTCACACTTTACCTACAGTAAAACTAAATGGACATACATATGAGCTCCAAGAGAGTAATGTTCGGCTGAAG ctTACAATTGTTGATACTGTTGGCTATGGTGATCAAATCAACAAAGAAGATAGCTTCAAAGCTATTGTTAAATACATTGATGATCAGttcgaaaattatttacaagaGGAGTTGAAAATTAAGAGATCTCTTTCGGCATTTCATGACACAAGAATTCACACTTGCTTGTACTTTGTTTGCCCTACAGGGCATGGTTTGAAGTCTATTGATTTGGTTTGCATGCAAAAGCTCGACCAGAAAGTGAATATAATTCCCATTATCGCCAAGGCAGATACCATTTCTAAAACAGAGCTTCTCAAATTCAAGTCTAAAATTATGGCTGAACTTCAAAATAACGGAGTACACATTTACGAGTTTCCCGTTGACGATGAATCAGTTTCAGAGGTTAATAGCTCTATGAATTCTCATATTCCGTTTGCTGTAATTGGCAGCACTGATTTTGTAAAAGTTGGCAGCAAG CTTGTTAGAGCCAGACAATATCCATGGGGTACTGTTCAAGTCGAAAATGAAACTCATTGCGACTTTGTCAAGCTTCGGGAAATGCTTATAAGAACCAACATGGAAGACATGCGTGAAAAGACGCATATCAGACATTATGAGCTCTATAGGAAAAAACGATTAGAGCAAATGGGTTTTTCAGACGTTGACGCCAACAACAAACCAATCAGCTTTCAAGAAACTTTTGAGGTGAAATGGTCCAATCATCTGCAAGAATTGCAGCAGAAAGAGGATGAAATGAGGCAAATGTTTGTGGTGAGAGTGAAGGAGAAGGAGGCTGAATTAAAAGAAGCGGAGAAAGAT CTTCATGCCAAATTCGACAAATTGAAGAAAGATCATACAgatgaaaagaagaaaattgaagactCCAGAAAGAAATTGGAAGATGAAATTGTGGAGTACAACAGAAGGAAGGCCCAGTACCAGCAGATGGGCTCTAGCAGCCACCACACGCTAACCCTGGGAAAAA GTTTTTGCCGTGTTGTGGCATTCTTCATAACGACTTTTACTGGAAACTGCATACGCTCCTTTTAg
- the Sep2 gene encoding septin-2 isoform X2, translating to MPPVEVGSQAVEGLVRNLMLSGHVGFDSLPDQLVSKSVQNGFIFNIMCIGETGLGKSTLMDSLFNTNFESNPSPHTLPTVKLNGHTYELQESNVRLKLTIVDTVGYGDQINKEDSFKAIVKYIDDQFENYLQEELKIKRSLSAFHDTRIHTCLYFVCPTGHGLKSIDLVCMQKLDQKVNIIPIIAKADTISKTELLKFKSKIMAELQNNGVHIYEFPVDDESVSEVNSSMNSHIPFAVIGSTDFVKVGSKLVRARQYPWGTVQVENETHCDFVKLREMLIRTNMEDMREKTHIRHYELYRKKRLEQMGFSDVDANNKPISFQETFEVKWSNHLQELQQKEDEMRQMFVVRVKEKEAELKEAEKDLHAKFDKLKKDHTDEKKKIEDSRKKLEDEIVEYNRRKAQYQQMGSSSHHTLTLGKKVMHKFI from the exons atgcCTCCTGTAGAAGTGGGTTCCCAAGCG GTTGAAGGCCTGGTTCGGAATCTAATGCTTTCCGGCCATGTTGGGTTTGATAGCCTTCCAGATCAGTTGGTTTcaaaaagtgttcaaaatggatttatatttaacataatGTGCATTG gaGAAACAGGTTTGGGTAAATCAACCCTTATGGATTCATTATTCAATACAAACTTTGAATCAAATCCAAGTCCTCACACTTTACCTACAGTAAAACTAAATGGACATACATATGAGCTCCAAGAGAGTAATGTTCGGCTGAAG ctTACAATTGTTGATACTGTTGGCTATGGTGATCAAATCAACAAAGAAGATAGCTTCAAAGCTATTGTTAAATACATTGATGATCAGttcgaaaattatttacaagaGGAGTTGAAAATTAAGAGATCTCTTTCGGCATTTCATGACACAAGAATTCACACTTGCTTGTACTTTGTTTGCCCTACAGGGCATGGTTTGAAGTCTATTGATTTGGTTTGCATGCAAAAGCTCGACCAGAAAGTGAATATAATTCCCATTATCGCCAAGGCAGATACCATTTCTAAAACAGAGCTTCTCAAATTCAAGTCTAAAATTATGGCTGAACTTCAAAATAACGGAGTACACATTTACGAGTTTCCCGTTGACGATGAATCAGTTTCAGAGGTTAATAGCTCTATGAATTCTCATATTCCGTTTGCTGTAATTGGCAGCACTGATTTTGTAAAAGTTGGCAGCAAG CTTGTTAGAGCCAGACAATATCCATGGGGTACTGTTCAAGTCGAAAATGAAACTCATTGCGACTTTGTCAAGCTTCGGGAAATGCTTATAAGAACCAACATGGAAGACATGCGTGAAAAGACGCATATCAGACATTATGAGCTCTATAGGAAAAAACGATTAGAGCAAATGGGTTTTTCAGACGTTGACGCCAACAACAAACCAATCAGCTTTCAAGAAACTTTTGAGGTGAAATGGTCCAATCATCTGCAAGAATTGCAGCAGAAAGAGGATGAAATGAGGCAAATGTTTGTGGTGAGAGTGAAGGAGAAGGAGGCTGAATTAAAAGAAGCGGAGAAAGAT CTTCATGCCAAATTCGACAAATTGAAGAAAGATCATACAgatgaaaagaagaaaattgaagactCCAGAAAGAAATTGGAAGATGAAATTGTGGAGTACAACAGAAGGAAGGCCCAGTACCAGCAGATGGGCTCTAGCAGCCACCACACGCTAACCCTGGGAAAAA AAGTGATGCATAAGTTTATCTAA
- the LOC136413279 gene encoding uncharacterized protein, with amino-acid sequence MLEEASDDNSTNQSSSSNSQYEDQSAPFYTDVFELWRDPPPEEDHVVVPGVAEIVTPRTLPNVLNNLFHSEMITSDMTNLGNILLGYSSDTDPVHDDFKLGRLSLAHEKLTNMPKLICDEFGPTVKILDISDNNIKSLDFLEHFTTLTSLVADKNPINSIDTNIPWLPHLELLYLNRCKIDDLYWVKTLRYNCPKLKYLSLMGNPVVPSFMTRGNMYQYLQYRLYVISSIPSLMHLDDKRVTEDEKIQAKNMYPSHFVQNLLRTTRDRFPIYLRRITGKTNLSQSGKTPSSSNAAKNYIL; translated from the exons ATGTTAGAAGAAGCAAGCGACGATAA TTCCACGAATCAATCGTCATCATCAAATTCGCAATATGAAGATCAATCCGCACCTTTCTATACAGACGTCTTCGAATTGTGGCGAGACCCTCCTCCTGAAGAAGACCATGTGGTAGTACCAGGTGTGGCAGAAATAGTAACCCCACGAACTTTGCCTAATGTTTTGAACAATCTGTTTCATTCAGAGATGATAACCAGTGATATGAcaaatttaggaaatattttattag GTTATTCAAGTGATACAGATCCTGTTCATGACGATTTTAAGCTAGGAAGACTGTCTTTGGCTCATGAGAAATTAACGAATATGCCCAAATTAATATGTGACGAATTTGGGCCTAcagtgaaaattttagatattagtgataataatattaa GAGTCTGGATTTCCTAGAGCATTTTACCACACTGACTTCACTTGTAGCAGACAAGAACCCAATCAATTCAATAGATACGAATATCCCGTGGCTGCCGCATTTAGAATTGCTCTATCTGAATCGCTGCAAAATAGACGATCTTTACTGGGTGAAAACGTTGAGGTACAATTGCCctaaactgaaatatttatcgCTGATGGGGAATCCGGTGGTCCCATCTTTTATGACTCGAGGGAATATGTACCAATATCTGCAATATCG aTTATACGTGATTTCGTCCATTCCAAGTCTTATGCATCTAGACGATAAACGGGTGACCGAAGACGAGAAAATTCAAGCCAAAAACATGTATCCCTCTCATTTTGTCCAAAACCTTCTCAGAACTACTAGAGATCGATTTCCGATTTATTTAAGGCGAATTACTGGAAAAACCAACCTCTCACAAAGTGGAAAAACCCCTTCGAGCTCAAATGCAgcgaaaaattatattttataa
- the Sep2 gene encoding septin-2 isoform X3 — protein sequence MPPVEVGSQAVEGLVRNLMLSGHVGFDSLPDQLVSKSVQNGFIFNIMCIGETGLGKSTLMDSLFNTNFESNPSPHTLPTVKLNGHTYELQESNVRLKLTIVDTVGYGDQINKEDSFKAIVKYIDDQFENYLQEELKIKRSLSAFHDTRIHTCLYFVCPTGHGLKSIDLVCMQKLDQKVNIIPIIAKADTISKTELLKFKSKIMAELQNNGVHIYEFPVDDESVSEVNSSMNSHIPFAVIGSTDFVKVGSKLVRARQYPWGTVQVENETHCDFVKLREMLIRTNMEDMREKTHIRHYELYRKKRLEQMGFSDVDANNKPISFQETFEVKWSNHLQELQQKEDEMRQMFVVRVKEKEAELKEAEKDLHAKFDKLKKDHTDEKKKIEDSRKKLEDEIVEYNRRKAQYQQMGSSSHHTLTLGKSKKK from the exons atgcCTCCTGTAGAAGTGGGTTCCCAAGCG GTTGAAGGCCTGGTTCGGAATCTAATGCTTTCCGGCCATGTTGGGTTTGATAGCCTTCCAGATCAGTTGGTTTcaaaaagtgttcaaaatggatttatatttaacataatGTGCATTG gaGAAACAGGTTTGGGTAAATCAACCCTTATGGATTCATTATTCAATACAAACTTTGAATCAAATCCAAGTCCTCACACTTTACCTACAGTAAAACTAAATGGACATACATATGAGCTCCAAGAGAGTAATGTTCGGCTGAAG ctTACAATTGTTGATACTGTTGGCTATGGTGATCAAATCAACAAAGAAGATAGCTTCAAAGCTATTGTTAAATACATTGATGATCAGttcgaaaattatttacaagaGGAGTTGAAAATTAAGAGATCTCTTTCGGCATTTCATGACACAAGAATTCACACTTGCTTGTACTTTGTTTGCCCTACAGGGCATGGTTTGAAGTCTATTGATTTGGTTTGCATGCAAAAGCTCGACCAGAAAGTGAATATAATTCCCATTATCGCCAAGGCAGATACCATTTCTAAAACAGAGCTTCTCAAATTCAAGTCTAAAATTATGGCTGAACTTCAAAATAACGGAGTACACATTTACGAGTTTCCCGTTGACGATGAATCAGTTTCAGAGGTTAATAGCTCTATGAATTCTCATATTCCGTTTGCTGTAATTGGCAGCACTGATTTTGTAAAAGTTGGCAGCAAG CTTGTTAGAGCCAGACAATATCCATGGGGTACTGTTCAAGTCGAAAATGAAACTCATTGCGACTTTGTCAAGCTTCGGGAAATGCTTATAAGAACCAACATGGAAGACATGCGTGAAAAGACGCATATCAGACATTATGAGCTCTATAGGAAAAAACGATTAGAGCAAATGGGTTTTTCAGACGTTGACGCCAACAACAAACCAATCAGCTTTCAAGAAACTTTTGAGGTGAAATGGTCCAATCATCTGCAAGAATTGCAGCAGAAAGAGGATGAAATGAGGCAAATGTTTGTGGTGAGAGTGAAGGAGAAGGAGGCTGAATTAAAAGAAGCGGAGAAAGAT CTTCATGCCAAATTCGACAAATTGAAGAAAGATCATACAgatgaaaagaagaaaattgaagactCCAGAAAGAAATTGGAAGATGAAATTGTGGAGTACAACAGAAGGAAGGCCCAGTACCAGCAGATGGGCTCTAGCAGCCACCACACGCTAACCCTGGGAAAAAGTAAGAAGAAATAA